One genomic segment of Mytilus trossulus isolate FHL-02 chromosome 4, PNRI_Mtr1.1.1.hap1, whole genome shotgun sequence includes these proteins:
- the LOC134713917 gene encoding uncharacterized protein LOC134713917, whose translation MEYEKKLRTAVLQKVAAIREKLSSVMKESLTHAYSDMIQAAYMATEQDGFNLVDQQLTAVNIDGIVEKLYEITSSTYNTPVPEDFIQASESDEKLSEIYYKESDFEVLGKSKIEKSLFNKTESGKEGCFFPINGGIRINPVTRGEKRRGIINIKTGYQVKLKLSLMEGNIGFGWVRQNLFFRGKTWGFYFLTSEDSPTTSTIGVPSVLSIKAIPTIEVTDCSDDYRGQGDNPCVIVQENDKHENSEKKEQEDAVVVPMIEKLIAECIDEIELEENILLV comes from the exons ATGGAATATGAGAAGAAACTGAGGACAGCTGTTTTGCAg AAAGTGGCTGCCATCCGAGAAAAGTTGTCATCTGTCATGAAAGAAAGCTTAACCCATGCATACAGTGACATGATACAGGCTGCATACATGGCAACGGAACAAGATGG atttaacTTGGTAGATCAACAACTAACAGCAGTTAACATTGATGGCATCGTTGAGAAGTTATATGAGATAACATCATCCACCTACAACACACCAGTACCTGAG gaTTTTATCCAAGCCTCTGAATCGGACGAAAAGTTGTCAGAGATATACTACAAGGAGAGTGACTTTGAAGTACTGGGAAAATCAAAGATTGAGAAATCTTTGTTTAACAAAACGGAGAGTGGTAAAG aagGCTGTTTCTTTCCCATAAATGGCGGAATTCGAATAAATCCAGTAACACGTGGTGAAAAAAGAAGAGGAATTATCAACATCAAAACAG GTTACCAAGTGAAATTAAAGTTGTCTTTAATGGAAGGAAATATTGGTTTTGGATGGGTCAGACAAAATCTATTCTTTAGAGGGAAGACATGGGGATTTTATTTCCTGACATCAGAAGATTCACCAACAACATCAACAATAGGTGTGCCATCAGTTTTATCCATTAAAGCTATTCCAACAATTGAAGTTACCGATTGTTCTGACGATTACAGAGGACAGGGAGATAATCCATGTGTTATAGTCCAGGAAAACGACAAGCATGAAAATTCAGAAAAGAAAGAGCAAGAAGATGCAGTTGTAGTGCCTATGATTGAGAAACTTATTGCCGAATGTATTGACGAGATTGAACTTGAAGAAAACATATTATTAGTTTGA
- the LOC134715276 gene encoding uncharacterized protein LOC134715276 has translation MSELQEEQLTEQQTQDVLCISSSSDTEDDQDFSTEEETETNDFQNKESIFAKQNLTIRIKKTKLHVIREQLTRESPVFERMLQSEFQEKDAEEITLPGKRVEDFVYFLRCTLAGTDDDFTDVTVHKVLPLAHEYQTKRTLDKADLFLKEKCETESDHLSSQQIIENIIEAELYNLPQYLDACINVASRKYYRKLVQNDRFENISIETRYNISLKRWEDIDTMFEKTGFFKQVIQYGYYYESPKKTRTRAPSLSFENVGEQMKSFMHNN, from the exons ATGAGTGAATTACAAGAAGAACAATTAACTGAGCAACAAACACAAGATGTTCTATGTATCTCATCATCAAGTGACACTGAAGATGATCAAGACTTTTCAACGGAAGAAGAAACCGAAACTAacgattttcaaaataaagaatcGATTTTTGCTAAACAAAACCTTACaataagaataaagaaaacaaagttACATGTTATCAGAGAACAGCTTACAAGAGAATCACCTGTATTTGAAAGAATGCTTCAGAGTGAGTTTCAAGAAAAAGATGCCGAAGAAATCACACTTCCTGGAAAACGAGTCGAGGATTTCGTTTACTTTCTGCGATGCACACTGGCTGGCACTGATGATGATTTTACAG atGTGACTGTTCATAAGGTACTTCCTCTTGCGCATGAATATCAGACTAAAAGAACACTTGATAAAGCAGATTTATTTTTGAaggaaaaatgtgaaacagaaTCTGATCATTTATCTTCTCAGCAGATAATCGAAAATATCATAGAAGCAGAACTGTACAATCTACCACAATATTTGGATGCATGTATAAACGTTGCATCCAGAAAGTACTACCGGAAATTAGTTCAGAATGAtcgatttgaaaatatttccataGAGACAAGGTATAATATCTCTTTGAAACGTTGGGAGGATATCGATACAATGTTTGAAAAAACCGGCTTTTTTAAACAGGTAATACAATATGGATACTATTATGAGTCCCCAAAAAAGACTCGTACTCGTGCACCTTcactttcatttgaaaatgtagGTGAACAGATGAAGTCGTTCATGCACAACAATTAG
- the LOC134713918 gene encoding uncharacterized protein LOC134713918 — protein MKFLLAFFLLGFSCILGDKCVVYKEGETIPSLPTGSRYGRTCHSIFRDRNNYCVEWDCPKTDCADPIVPETGCPFCNGTCVNGGRVFREDEHFTCDDGCNGCTCHSTTLMMCYMQEPPELCKGL, from the exons ATGAAGTTCCTATTGGCCTTTTTCTTGCTTG GATTCTCGTGTATTCTGGGTGACAAATGTGTTGTGTATAAAGAAGGTGAAACAATACCAAGTCTTCCCACTGGTTCTAGATATGGCAGAACGTGTCATAGTATTTTTAGAGACAGAAATAATTACTGTGTTGAATGGGATTGTCCTAAAACAGACTGCGCTGATCCAATTGTACCAGAAACAGGTTGTCCCTTTTGTAATG GTACATGTGTCAATGGAGGAAGAGTATTTAGAGAAGACGAGCATTTCACCTGCGATGATGGATGTAATGGATGTACCTGCCACTCGACCACACTTATGATGTGCTACATGCAGGAACCTCCAGAATTATGCAAAGGTCTATGA
- the LOC134713913 gene encoding uncharacterized protein LOC134713913, translating into MEKEIKKHNQIYKKLQDQQKVCWLANRKVTYKLDTSKKINDYIKENLSAHEERTTRKAVNKVQKHLQETLKQAKRTEQKYQNLLEQESMTRSSVKKLEQDIVKMIEFQVNDRTQDLTAV; encoded by the exons ATGGAAAAGGAGATTAAAAAACACAATCAAATTTACAAGAAATTGCAGGATCAGCAAAAG GTGTGTTGGCTTGCCAACAGAAAAGTTACATACAAGTTGGATACTTCAAAGAAGATAAATGAttacataaaagaaaatttaagtgCTCATGAAGAACGCACAACACGAAAAGCAGTAAATAAAGTTCAGAAACATCTTCAGGAAACATTAAAGCAAGCGAAAAGGACggaacaaaaataccaaaatctTCTTGAACAGGAGTCCATGACAAGATCATCTGTCAAAAAG CTTGAACAAGACATAGTCAAAATGATTGAATTCCAAGTGAATGATAGGACACAAGATTTAACAGCCGTGTAA